The genomic stretch agggaaggagagagagaagagaaggagagagagaaggagagagagacaaaaggtaaggagagagagagagaagggaaggagagagagaagggatggagagagagaaggagagagagagagagagagaggggaaggagagagagaggggatggagagagagaaggagagagagacaaaaggtaaggagagagagagagagaaggagagacagaggggaaggagagagagaagggatggagagagagaaggagagagagacaaaaggtaaggagagagagagaagggaaggagagagagaagggatggagagagagaagggaaggagagagagagagaggggaaggagagagagaggggatggagagagagaaggagagagagacaaaaggtaaggagagagagacaaaaggtaaggagagagagagagaagggaaggagagagagaagggatggagagagagaatgagagagagagagagagagaggggaaggagagagagaggggatggagagagagaagggaaggagagagagaagagaaggagagagagacaaaaggtaaggagagagagagaagggaaggagagagagaagggatggagagagaaggagagagagagagagagagaggggaaggagagagagaggggatggagagagagaaggagagagagacaaaaggtaaggagagagagagaagggaaagagagacagaagggaaggagagagagagagaagggaaggagagagagaagggatggagagagagagagagaaaggttgagTAGTATAACATAACTTCAGCGTCATTATTTCAGGCTACTGTGTGCTCtttctaacgtgtgtgtgtgtgtgtgtgtgtgtgtgtgtgtgtgttcctttctaacgtgtgtgtgtgtgtgtgtgtgtgtgtgtgtgtgtgtgtgtgtgtatgtatgtgtgtgtgtgctcctttctaatgtgtgtgatttatgtgaTTTAAATTCTGTAATCCTAAAGTCtgtgcttttatgtgtgtgtttatctgtgtgtgtgtgtgtgtgtgtgtgtgtgtgtgtgtgtgtgtgtgtgtgagattataaAGGTGAAAATGAGACACAGTTATTTACTCATCACACttttacatacagacacacagtacaAAATGTGTATCATACCCAATAtaatgcatataaacacacacacacacacacacaaacacacacagccacacagacacacagacacagacacacacgctctcacacacacacacacacagagacacagacacatgcacacacactctcacacaaacatacacacacacacacactcacacacaaacacacacacacacacagacacactacctTCAGGAGCTCCAAAGGTGGCCAGCACTGCCTCGACCAGCCCCAGCACGTAGAGGGcgctcccgcacacacacacacacacacacacacacacacacacacattaccttcAGGAGCTCCAAAGGTGGCCAGCACTGCCTCGACCAGCCCCAGCACGTAGAGGGcgctcccgcacacacacacacacacacacacacacacacacacacacacacacacacacattaccttcAGGAGCTCCAAAGGTGGCCAGCACTGCCTCGACCAGCCCCAGCACGTAGAGGGcgctcccgcacacacacacacacacacacacacacacacacacacacacacacacacacacacacacacacacacacacacacattaccttcAGGAGCTCCAAAGGTGGCCAGCACTACCTCGACCAGCCCCAGCACGTAGAGGGcgctcccgcacacacacacacacacacacacacgcacacacacacacacacacacacgcacacacacatacacacactaccttcAGGAGCTCCAAAGGTGGCCAGCACTGCCTCGACCAGCCCCAGCACGTAGAGGGcgctcccgcacacacacacacacacacacacacacacacacacacattaccttcAGGAGCTCCAAAGGTGGCCAGCACTGCCTCGACCAGCCCCAGCACGTAGAGGGCGCTCCCGCACACGTTGGCCAGGAAGAACATAATGCCCATGCTGCCGCCGAACTCAGGACCCAGCGCTCTACTGatcatgtctacacacacacactgggttaaggattcataacacacacacacacacacacacacacacagggttaaggattcataacacacacacacacacacacacacacacacacacacacacacacacacacacacacacacacacacacacacacacactgggttaaggattcataacacacacacacacacacacacacacacacacacacacacacacacacacagggcccagcGCACTACTGatcatgtctacacacacacactgggttaaggattcaacacacacacacacacacacacacactgggttaaggattcataacacacacacacacacacacacacactgggttaaggattcataacacacacacacacacacacacacactgggttaaggattcataacacacacacacacacacacacactgggttaaggattcataacacacacacacacacacacacacacacacacacactgggttaaggattcataacacacacacacacacacacacacacacacacacacacacacacacaaggcccaaCACTCTACTGatcatgtctacacacacactgggttaaggattcataacacacacacacacacacatacactacacacacacacacacacgtgtgtgtaggATACAGTAGGCTCCCCCTGCATCCAGAGCTCCGTTGGTtgagatggcacacacactcagcaccgtCATGCTGATGATGAAGTACGCCACCAGGAACATGGCCACCGTCTGGTAGAGTCCACACTGGCCCACCAcgaaccctgcacacacacacacacacacacacacacacacacagtcaggtacacacatagacacaaacatacacacacagagtcaggtacacacactcacaaacacacacacaaacacacacagagtcaggtacgaaccctgcacacacacacacacacacacacacacacacacacacacacgcacacacacacacagagagtcagttacacacactcacacacacacacacacacagagtcaggtacacacactcacacacacgcacacacacaaacacacacagagtcaggtacacacactcacacaaacatacaaacacacacacacccccacacacactcacacagagtcaggtacacacactcacacaaacatacaaacacacacacacacacacacacacacagtcaggtacacacacagacacaaacatacacacacacagagtcaggtacacacactcacacacacacacacaaagtcaggtacgaaccctgcacacacacacacacacgcacacacacacacacacagagtcagttacacacactcacacacacacacacacacagagtcaggtacacacactcacacacacgcacacacacaaacacacacagagtcaggtacacacactcacacaaacatacaaacacacacacacccccacacacactcacacagagtcaggtacacacactcacacaaacatacaaacacacacacacacacacacacacacacacactcacaaacagagtcaggtacacacactcacagaaaacatacaaacacacaccctcacacagagtcaggtacacacacacacacacacacacacacacacacacacacacacacacacacacacacacacacacacacacacacacacacacacacacacacacacacacacacacacatttaggagCGTGGCCATTGCCTGATAGAGTCCACACTGTCTCGCCACAAATCCCCGTCTGACTGAAACATGTCTCACTAAAAACCCGTCTCACTGCAAACATGTCTCACTGCAGCCTTCCCTCCTAATAGTTAACCTCTATGGTCATCTGTTGCTCTGTTAACCAGGAAATGGATGAATGTCTGCACACTGTATTCTATGTATTCTATGTAGTCTATGTCCATCTCACCTGGTCCCTGCAGGTCTTtatgagacctgtgtgtgtgtgtgtgtgtgtgtgtgtgtgtgtgtgtctctgtctcttgtccctacctgtgtgtgtgtgtgctacatggACATAGGAATgaaccctacacacaccccagaACCTGTCCCTACccctgccatacacacacacacacacacacacacacactccctttcccCTGCTTCAtgaactcccacacacacacacacacacacacacacacacacacacacacacacacagacacacactccctttcttcTGCTTCATgaactccccccacacacacacagacacacacacacacacacacacactccctttcttcTGCTTCatgaactccacacacacacacacacttcctttctTCTGCTTCatgaactccacacacacacacacacctacatacacacacacacacagacacacactccctttcttcTGCTTCatgaactccacacacacacacacacacacacacacacacacacacacacacacacacacacagacacacactccctttcttcTGCTTCatgaactccacacacacacacacacacacacctacacacacacacacacacacctttctgttCCACCTCCCTTGGTCTCGCTACTGcagaagaggaagtgagagaggggcATCTGGGCATAATAGAACTGAAACcgccttccacacacacacacacacacacacacacacacacacactcacacactcacacactcacacacacacgacaagcAGACGGACAGGGGACAGAACCCTATTGTGATGGACATGTGATTTCATGACATACAGATCATCTTCTGTGtaagtgtacgtgtgtatgaaagtgtgtatgaaagtttgtgtgtgtgtgtatgtgtgtgttagtgtgagtgagtgagtgagtgagtgagtgagtgtgtgtgtatgaaagtgtgtatgaaagtttgtgtgtgtgtgaatgtgtgtgttagtgtgagtgagtgagtgagagtgtgtgtgtgtgtgtgtgtgtgtgtgcaagtgtgtgtgtgcaaatgtgtgtgtgagagacagtatgcaagtgtttgtgtgagaaagagtgtatgtgtgagagagagagtgtgtgtgtgagacagtatgcaagtgtttgtgtgagagggagtgtatgtgtgagagagagagagtgtgtgtgtgtgtgtgtgtgtgagagagtgtgtgtgtgtgtgtgagacagtatgcaagtgtttgtgtgagagggagtgtatgtgtgagagagagagtgtgtgtgtgtgagagagagtgtgtgtgtgtgagacagtatgcaagtgtttgtgtgagagggagtgtatgtgtgagagagagagtgtgtgtgtgtgagagagagtgtgtgtgtgtgagacagtatgcaagtgtttgtgtgagagggagtgtatgtgtgagagagagagtgtgtgtgtgagagagagtgtgtgtgtgtgtgagagaaaggggggagagaggccaGAGCTTGTGCAAGTCTTTTCCAGGGTCTTGGGACTCACAAGACACAAATCAATACaataacaaccccccccccccacctcgcacacgcacacacacacacacacacacacgagtcccATCTACCGATCTACAGAtcttcacacacattttccgCATAACATTTTTACCAGGTCAAATATTTGCGCACGAGACTGGCGTCATGTGAGGACGATTAATGGCTCGAGACTGTTGCTGCTATGACGTGACGATCCCAATGccatggtgtgtatgtgtgtgtgtgtgtgcgcgcgcgcgcgtgcagCCAGGCGTACTATTACAACTTCTGCGGTTGTTCCAAAGGTTATGTTGGAACCGGAGAGTGATTTTAGAATCCATTTCCGTTTCAGCCGAGCCGATGTGGTCGGTGTGTATCTAACGTAGCCTACACTCACCGAGAGCGGGGTTGACAGACGTAGTTGCTTAGTTATCCTTGTTCTGAAATAAAGTCTCCAGCCCACCGGGCAAGGACAGGGAAGTCTCccgttcactctctcttcctctcactcaaatacacacacacacagacacacacagacacacacaaacgacatGACTCACCGATGCGTAGAAACAACACTACGCTGAACATTGATAGGAGGGTGGGTATGATTACTCCGAAGAAAGTCGAGAGCTTCTGCGGTTGGTCACGAGCCGCCTTCCGACGGGGCTCCGGCGGGCTGGGCTGGGCCGCGTGCTCCCCGGTCGGACCGGGCCGGTTCTCCCCGTGCTCCCCGGACTCATTGACACTGGTGGACAGTCGGTAGTGCAGCAGGGGTGTGCGTTCCGACATCCTGCCGATGGATGCAGTTAGTAGCCTTGTCGGCTAACTTTCGTTTCCCCAGCTAGGATTTTCCGCGAGTTTTCCGTCGGACTTccacacctgtgtctgtgtctggctaTGGGAGTTTACGGCCGGACATATAAACTGGACATCTCTGGACATCCCGGCTTGTCTAACTGGCCCGTCACCCACGACCGACCGTTAAAGCCGCCATCCTACCTGTGGAGCGGCCAGACTAACTCGCCACTCGGCGGAAGAGATTAACTTCGCTGAGCAGCACCCCAGACACGGCTCTGCGAATGCCTGGACAGAGAACTTCTCCCGGACGAGCCAAGCGCCAGTGAACGGTTAAACAGAGTTTTAaacggaagaagaagaagaagaagtttaACCGCGATCCGCGTCCCTCAGCCCGGACAGGCTCGAGTCTACTGTATCCTGGTGTTGTCCGGGAGTGGgggtggtcatgtgaccagagtATTTACCAGTGCCCCATGCCAGATCATGTGAGCGCGCACACTCGCCCAATCAGTGCAACCCTCTCTCCCGAGCCTACGGTGCAGCGGCTCGAGAGCGACGCTGTCACCGGAGCTGCCGAATGCTTCCATTCCGCAGagatgtgcgtgcgtgcgtgcgtgtttcaGAAAGAAAACTCTAATTTATTCACATAAACACTCTCCTTGTCaaatgcgtacacacacagtaacgtTTGaaagtttgaaatgtattttctcTGAAGAATTATATTTGTAATCATAATGATATCAATaccaaatatacacatatacaaaataaatcggTATATTACTTACAACAACAATAGATTATTTTACTTCATAGAATAGTTCTATTCATCAACCTTTACACGCATTCATGATTCCTCAATTTGCTCCATCTCCAGCTATGGAGCTTTAGAACTCTGAAACGCCACCTGTCAGGTGgcagaagcgtgtgtgtgtgtgtgtgtgtgtgtgtgtgtgtgtgtgtgtgtgtgtatatgtgtgtgtgtgtgtgtgtgtgtctgtgagagtgtgtgtgtgtgtgtgtgtgtctgtgagagtgtgtgtgtgtgtgtgtgtgtgtgtgtgtgtgtgtctgtctgtctgtgagagtgtgtgtgtgtgtgtgtgtgtgtgtgtgtgtgtgtgtgtctgtgagagtgtgatcCATCTCCAGCTTTGGAGCTTTAGAACTCTGGAACTCCACCAGTCAGCTGGCAAAAATGGgatcacttcctcctcctctgtaggGGGACTTttctcaactcacacacacacacacacacacgcacacacacacacacacacacacacactcacacacacagtgttgcgtctgaacgcgttcattgaacgaAAGTTTTGGTGAAGGTGAACTGAACGTACTGTATTACTGCCTGATGAACGATACTGTGAACGTGTTCATTCTGGTGTCTGTGTACGGCACGttcactctttttttatttcgttCAATAAGGTGCCAGATTTCTAGAGACTTCCAGGCGAAAAACACACCGTTAACAGTCCTCTATCCAGGGGTTGCCCAACCAGTCGATCGCTGCGTGTGCTTTCTTCTACTGTCTATGCCTGGCAAGTGTGAGAGCGCCGaagttgcgtagaggccgagagcggtattgcagacagatagagatttcAATCTGGCAACGGCAGCCACCAGTGTCACAAGCAAACAAATGGGGGAAGGCTGTCCCTTCAATGCG from Clupea harengus unplaced genomic scaffold, Ch_v2.0.2, whole genome shotgun sequence encodes the following:
- the LOC122132567 gene encoding solute carrier family 12 member 9-like — protein: MSERTPLLHYRLSTSVNESGEHGENRPGPTGEHAAQPSPPEPRRKAARDQPQKLSTFFGVIIPTLLSMFSVVLFLRIGFVVGQCGLYQTVAMFLVAYFIISMTVLSVCAISTNGALDAGGAYYMISRALGPEFGGSMGIMFFLANVCGSALYVLGLVEAVLATFGAPE